A region from the Muribaculum gordoncarteri genome encodes:
- a CDS encoding DEAD/DEAH box helicase: MKTFEELGVRDDLRKAIEELGFENPMPVQEKVIPHLLNEDGDVVALAQTGTGKTAAFGLPVLQRIDISHNVPQALIIAPTRELCLQIGSDLADFSKYIPRLEVLPVYGGSSIESQIRSLKRGVHVIVATPGRLIDLINRGVVKLDDVHTVILDEADEMLNMGFVDDINDILSHVPENRKMLLFSATMPQEIAKIAAKYMHNPQEFVIGTKNEGAENVKHVYYMVNARDKYLALKRIADDNPNIYGIVFCRTRKETQEVADWLIQDGYNADSLHGELSQTQRDVVMKKFRDHVLKLLVATDVAARGLDVSNLTHVINYGLPDDIATYTHRSGRTGRAGKTGVSIAIIHSRERNKLREIEKRIGKTFERKEVPTPAHIIEKQLYNLADRLERVKVDDDEIAKYLPGVSRKLGWLSQEDLLKRVVSLEFNRLLEYYKDAPAIDYIDEKPSKKERKELSKPRTAEEKDRRTADRGMARIYVNAGKSDGFYAGNLIDILNHSVPGPRIDVGRIDLMPGYSLFDVKKNDARRVVEALNHIDFVGHKLYAEIADPEKDYSRAATRRKREAASAGSGKQANGNFDKFINKKGRKGSHKK; the protein is encoded by the coding sequence ATGAAGACATTTGAAGAATTGGGCGTACGTGACGACTTGCGCAAAGCCATCGAGGAGCTCGGATTTGAGAATCCAATGCCGGTGCAGGAGAAAGTGATTCCCCACCTGCTGAATGAGGATGGCGATGTGGTTGCGCTTGCGCAGACCGGAACGGGAAAAACCGCAGCTTTCGGACTGCCGGTGCTCCAGCGCATCGACATATCGCACAATGTGCCCCAGGCGCTGATCATAGCTCCCACACGCGAGCTGTGCCTGCAGATAGGCAGTGACCTGGCCGACTTTTCCAAATACATCCCCCGTCTTGAGGTGCTTCCCGTCTACGGCGGCTCAAGCATCGAGAGCCAGATACGCAGCCTTAAGCGTGGAGTGCACGTGATAGTGGCTACGCCGGGCCGACTCATCGACCTCATAAACCGTGGCGTGGTGAAGCTCGACGATGTGCACACCGTGATTCTTGACGAGGCCGACGAGATGCTCAACATGGGCTTTGTCGACGACATAAACGACATCCTGAGCCATGTGCCCGAAAACCGCAAGATGCTCCTCTTCTCGGCTACAATGCCGCAGGAGATTGCTAAAATCGCGGCCAAGTACATGCACAACCCCCAGGAGTTTGTGATAGGCACCAAGAACGAAGGCGCCGAGAACGTAAAGCATGTCTACTACATGGTGAATGCCCGCGACAAGTATCTCGCGCTTAAGCGTATAGCCGACGACAATCCCAACATATACGGAATCGTATTCTGCCGTACCCGCAAGGAAACCCAGGAGGTGGCCGACTGGCTGATTCAGGACGGATATAACGCCGACTCGCTGCACGGTGAGTTGTCGCAGACCCAGCGCGATGTTGTGATGAAGAAATTCCGAGACCACGTGCTGAAGCTCCTTGTTGCCACCGATGTTGCGGCGCGCGGCCTTGATGTGAGCAACCTCACCCATGTCATAAACTACGGCTTGCCCGACGACATTGCCACCTACACCCATCGCTCGGGCCGTACGGGCCGAGCCGGCAAAACGGGTGTGTCAATCGCCATTATCCACTCTCGCGAGCGCAACAAGTTGCGTGAGATTGAGAAGCGCATCGGAAAGACTTTTGAGCGCAAGGAGGTGCCCACACCTGCCCACATCATCGAGAAGCAGCTTTACAATCTCGCCGACAGGCTTGAGCGCGTGAAGGTTGACGATGATGAAATTGCAAAATATCTGCCCGGAGTGAGCCGTAAGCTCGGATGGCTGTCGCAGGAGGACTTGCTGAAGCGCGTCGTTTCGCTGGAGTTCAACCGTCTTCTTGAATATTACAAGGACGCTCCTGCAATTGACTATATCGATGAAAAGCCGTCAAAGAAGGAGCGCAAGGAGTTGTCAAAGCCCCGCACCGCCGAGGAGAAGGATCGCCGCACGGCCGACCGTGGCATGGCCCGAATATATGTCAACGCCGGAAAGAGCGACGGATTCTATGCCGGAAATCTCATCGACATACTCAACCATTCGGTGCCCGGACCGCGCATCGATGTGGGACGAATCGACCTGATGCCCGGTTACTCGCTGTTTGATGTCAAGAAGAACGATGCCCGCAGGGTGGTCGAGGCTTTGAACCACATCGACTTTGTGGGTCATAAGCTCTATGCCGAGATTGCCGATCCCGAAAAGGACTATTCGCGTGCAGCCACTCGTCGCAAGCGTGAGGCGGCATCGGCAGGCTCGGGCAAGCAGGCCAACGGCAACTTTGACAAGTTCATAAATAAGAAGGGGCGAAAAGGCTCACACAAGAAATAA
- a CDS encoding DUF3256 family protein, with protein sequence MNILKQFFIGVVAMIAVTPSAMAQLKSVDAFTNAPMSVFPLLDKNARLDMVDYFNSGSSTATQNSLQGRSRVTELTDNDIKIAMTDASSYQLSILPDKSNEGCIALISTVATPAPDSRITFYSPSWQQYDTKSRFEAPSMTDWLTDAGRKTPDEVANMVPFMLASYSYDPATSTLTLTNNLKQFLSEDIYSMVAPLLRDQLVYKWNGSRMVKQK encoded by the coding sequence ATGAATATCTTAAAACAATTTTTTATAGGCGTGGTCGCCATGATTGCGGTAACGCCTTCGGCAATGGCTCAGCTTAAGTCGGTCGACGCTTTCACCAATGCGCCCATGTCGGTGTTCCCGTTACTTGACAAGAACGCACGCCTCGACATGGTCGACTACTTCAACAGCGGGTCATCGACTGCCACTCAGAACTCATTGCAGGGCCGCTCGCGTGTTACCGAGTTGACCGACAATGACATAAAGATAGCCATGACCGATGCTTCGAGCTATCAGCTGTCGATTCTTCCCGATAAGAGCAACGAAGGCTGCATAGCGCTCATTTCGACTGTAGCCACTCCGGCTCCCGACAGCCGCATAACATTCTACTCTCCATCGTGGCAGCAATATGACACCAAGTCGAGGTTTGAAGCCCCTTCGATGACCGACTGGCTCACCGATGCCGGCCGCAAGACTCCCGACGAGGTTGCCAATATGGTGCCGTTCATGCTGGCATCCTACTCCTACGATCCGGCAACCTCGACGCTTACGCTGACCAATAATCTCAAGCAATTCCTCTCGGAGGACATATATTCGATGGTGGCTCCGCTGCTTCGCGATCAGCTTGTCTACAAGTGGAACGGAAGCCGCATGGTTAAGCAGAAGTGA
- the xseA gene encoding exodeoxyribonuclease VII large subunit: MIKSQQVEALTLYQLNRRIAELVTNSSTQNVWVTAELSDVAVRGGHCYMELLQKDPDTGATVAKARAAIWANVFSRLRSDFYIATGQDFATGLKVMVRASVSMHPVYGMSLVINAVNPEYTMGDLLRRRKEMLARLKAEGILDMNRSLCWNEPPLRIAIVSAEGAAGYGDFMNQLNGNQLGLRFTTRLFPAIMQGERTAQSVIAALGLIAVEQDQWDGVVIIRGGGATSDLMGFENYDLASAVAQFPLPVIVGIGHERDVTILDYVANIRVKTPTAAAEWLIEQGAMALDRLDRLGNDIVHVVRERLAGCKIQLGQMEGAIPSVARGMLERSHNKMARYAMALQSVASKRIIPQLSRLEALESTLKLTTANAIERRSTRLDAMNRLLDALSPMSTLKRGYSITRFNGHAVTNEADIPAGARLETTLAEGVMVSIKQ, encoded by the coding sequence GTGATCAAGTCGCAGCAAGTGGAAGCGTTGACCCTCTATCAGCTTAATCGGCGCATAGCCGAGCTCGTTACCAATTCATCGACCCAGAATGTGTGGGTCACTGCTGAATTGAGCGATGTCGCCGTGCGCGGAGGACACTGTTACATGGAGCTGCTGCAGAAGGACCCCGACACGGGAGCTACTGTGGCAAAGGCCCGTGCAGCCATCTGGGCCAACGTGTTTTCGCGATTGCGCTCCGACTTCTACATTGCCACTGGTCAGGATTTTGCCACCGGGCTTAAGGTTATGGTGAGGGCGTCGGTTTCGATGCATCCCGTCTATGGGATGTCGCTGGTCATCAATGCCGTAAATCCTGAGTACACCATGGGCGACCTTTTGCGCCGACGCAAGGAGATGCTTGCCAGGCTGAAGGCCGAGGGAATCCTCGACATGAACCGTAGCCTTTGCTGGAATGAGCCCCCGCTGCGCATTGCGATCGTGTCGGCCGAGGGCGCTGCCGGTTATGGCGATTTCATGAATCAGCTCAATGGCAATCAGCTTGGCCTTCGCTTCACGACCCGGTTGTTCCCGGCCATAATGCAGGGCGAGCGCACGGCTCAGAGCGTCATTGCCGCCCTTGGTCTTATCGCTGTCGAGCAGGATCAATGGGATGGCGTGGTGATAATTCGCGGCGGTGGTGCCACAAGCGACTTGATGGGATTTGAGAACTATGACCTTGCTTCGGCTGTGGCCCAGTTTCCGCTTCCGGTGATTGTGGGAATTGGTCATGAGCGCGATGTGACGATATTGGACTATGTGGCCAACATACGCGTTAAGACCCCCACGGCTGCGGCCGAGTGGCTTATCGAGCAGGGAGCCATGGCGCTTGATCGCCTTGACCGTCTTGGCAACGACATAGTGCATGTCGTCAGGGAGCGTCTGGCAGGATGCAAGATTCAGCTCGGCCAGATGGAGGGTGCCATTCCCTCGGTTGCCCGTGGAATGCTTGAACGCTCCCACAATAAGATGGCGCGTTACGCGATGGCGTTGCAGTCGGTGGCGTCGAAGCGCATCATCCCGCAGCTGTCGCGCCTTGAGGCTTTGGAGTCGACACTCAAGCTGACGACGGCCAATGCCATAGAGCGTCGTTCGACCCGACTTGACGCGATGAACCGACTTCTCGACGCGCTGTCGCCTATGTCGACACTAAAACGAGGCTATTCAATAACACGCTTCAACGGTCATGCCGTGACAAATGAAGCCGACATCCCGGCGGGGGCAAGGCTTGAAACGACACTGGCCGAGGGAGTGATGGTTTCAATAAAACAATAA
- the xseB gene encoding exodeoxyribonuclease VII small subunit encodes MSNTPEFIPVKELSYNKAVSELEDILRQMQSDALDIDLLAAYTRRATELLAECRSRLTATDKELQSILSNDK; translated from the coding sequence ATGTCAAATACACCTGAATTCATCCCCGTAAAGGAGCTTAGCTATAACAAGGCTGTGAGTGAGCTTGAGGATATACTGCGACAGATGCAGAGCGATGCGCTCGACATAGACCTCCTGGCCGCCTACACACGCCGAGCCACGGAGCTGCTGGCTGAATGCCGCAGCCGACTTACAGCTACCGACAAGGAGCTGCAGTCGATTCTGTCCAATGACAAATGA
- a CDS encoding queuosine precursor transporter, which yields MNQSVPRFTLPFLVLTVLFCVCLIVSNLIEIKTVDIGFATITAGMVVFPLSYIINDCIVEVYGFRKARTVIWLGFAMNLLVTLFLQFAILLPGADSWQSQDAMEAVYGTVPRILGASFVAFLCGSMVNALVMSKMKVASGGRHFSLRAIVSTLWGEGTDSIIFFPLAFGGILPWREIVSLIVAQALLKTAYEIVILPVTLKVVKKLKSIESTDTYDRGISYSWW from the coding sequence ATGAATCAATCAGTTCCCCGATTTACATTGCCTTTTTTGGTGCTCACTGTGCTATTCTGTGTGTGCCTTATAGTTTCCAACCTGATAGAGATAAAGACTGTCGACATCGGATTTGCCACAATCACGGCCGGCATGGTTGTCTTTCCGTTGAGTTATATCATCAATGACTGCATAGTCGAGGTGTACGGTTTCCGCAAGGCGCGCACCGTCATCTGGCTTGGATTTGCCATGAATCTTCTTGTCACTCTGTTTCTGCAGTTTGCCATATTGCTTCCCGGAGCCGATTCGTGGCAGTCGCAGGACGCTATGGAGGCGGTCTACGGCACCGTTCCCCGCATACTCGGGGCCTCGTTTGTCGCCTTCCTCTGTGGCTCGATGGTCAATGCGTTGGTGATGAGCAAGATGAAAGTAGCTTCGGGAGGCCGTCACTTTTCACTGCGAGCCATCGTCAGCACTCTTTGGGGCGAAGGCACCGACTCGATAATATTTTTCCCGCTCGCATTTGGCGGTATCCTGCCTTGGAGGGAAATCGTGTCGCTTATCGTGGCTCAGGCGTTGTTGAAGACCGCCTATGAGATTGTTATATTGCCCGTGACGCTGAAGGTGGTGAAAAAGCTTAAGAGCATCGAGTCGACCGACACCTACGACCGTGGCATATCCTACTCGTGGTGGTGA
- a CDS encoding MarC family protein produces the protein MDSLLPFAFICLTSFFTLTNPLGTMPVFLSMTKGLDNDQRNRIVKRATLISFIILICFTFCGQILFTLFGISTNGFRIAAGFIILKIGFDMLQAQYSNTKLKDEEVKVYANDISITPLSIPMLCGPGAIANGIMLMEDANTMPMKITLVASIAFIYILTYIILRASTKLVPILGETGNNVMMRLMGLILMVIAVECFVGGLKPILVDIIKAGNGLI, from the coding sequence ATGGACAGTCTTCTTCCATTTGCATTCATCTGCCTGACATCGTTTTTCACTCTTACCAATCCCCTTGGCACGATGCCGGTGTTCCTGTCGATGACCAAAGGCCTCGACAACGATCAGCGCAACCGCATAGTAAAACGCGCAACGCTAATATCATTTATAATCCTGATATGCTTCACATTCTGCGGACAAATACTATTCACACTCTTCGGCATATCGACCAACGGATTCCGCATCGCGGCCGGATTCATAATCCTCAAGATAGGATTTGACATGCTCCAGGCGCAATACTCCAACACCAAGCTGAAGGATGAAGAGGTGAAGGTTTATGCCAACGACATATCCATAACCCCTCTGTCGATTCCAATGCTTTGCGGACCCGGTGCCATTGCCAACGGAATCATGCTGATGGAGGACGCCAACACCATGCCGATGAAGATAACGCTCGTGGCGAGCATAGCATTTATCTACATATTGACCTACATCATCCTGAGGGCTTCCACGAAGCTGGTACCCATCCTCGGCGAAACCGGCAACAACGTGATGATGCGACTCATGGGACTCATACTGATGGTGATAGCCGTTGAGTGCTTCGTGGGCGGATTGAAGCCGATCCTCGTTGACATAATCAAGGCCGGCAACGGGCTGATTTAG
- a CDS encoding site-specific integrase codes for MKLSNESYFSLNFMVRRSRPNKEGEFPILLRITMNGQRAEVYTNRYVAPNNWDASKGQSKGKTKKDLELNRYLDTIRTKICEIHNQLVMRDEMVNPDTLKKAFLGKLQKPTMLCEAFRELNKKVKDRNERGDICEGTRLRWERCVKYLEEFLIDKHDVKDIPMNKLTSGMVDDFEHFLRIKKGCANNAAVRYIRYLKSVIRTGIANKWIEDDPFVGKRYVRTKPKREKLTEAELQRIIELDLSELPRLDLVRDTFVFCCFTGLAFADISTLKREHVVTDDKGEMWIRKAREKTDEMSVIPMLEIPRRLMEKYRSHPRAVEKDAVIPVISNQRMNSYLDEIASKAEIKKHLTTHIARHTFATMSLNNHVPIETVSKMLGHKDIATTQIYATMLDQTVSEDMGRMRDKFDSLKVDIKPLPEKPTTFERPPQPKRGRPKKTK; via the coding sequence ATGAAATTATCCAACGAGAGCTACTTCTCACTGAACTTCATGGTCAGGAGAAGCCGCCCCAACAAAGAGGGCGAATTTCCCATTCTGCTGCGAATAACGATGAATGGGCAACGTGCGGAGGTATATACCAACAGGTATGTAGCTCCCAACAACTGGGATGCGTCCAAAGGTCAGTCGAAAGGCAAGACCAAGAAGGACCTTGAACTGAACCGCTATCTTGATACCATCAGAACCAAGATATGCGAAATCCACAACCAGCTCGTCATGCGCGATGAGATGGTCAATCCCGACACTCTGAAAAAGGCATTTCTCGGCAAGTTGCAAAAGCCGACGATGCTCTGCGAGGCGTTCCGCGAACTCAACAAGAAGGTAAAGGACCGCAACGAGCGTGGCGACATCTGCGAGGGTACGCGCCTGCGTTGGGAACGATGCGTCAAGTATCTGGAGGAATTTCTCATCGACAAGCACGATGTGAAAGATATTCCGATGAATAAACTGACATCCGGAATGGTTGACGACTTCGAGCATTTCCTGCGCATAAAGAAGGGATGCGCCAATAACGCCGCTGTCCGTTATATCCGCTATCTCAAAAGCGTTATACGCACCGGTATCGCAAACAAATGGATTGAAGATGATCCATTCGTGGGCAAACGCTATGTCCGCACCAAGCCAAAGCGAGAGAAGCTCACGGAAGCTGAACTTCAGCGCATCATAGAGCTTGACCTCAGCGAGCTGCCCCGTCTCGACCTCGTGCGTGACACTTTCGTGTTCTGCTGCTTTACCGGACTGGCTTTCGCAGACATATCTACCCTCAAGCGTGAACATGTCGTTACTGACGACAAGGGCGAGATGTGGATACGCAAGGCCCGCGAGAAAACGGATGAAATGAGCGTAATCCCAATGCTGGAGATTCCGCGCAGACTGATGGAGAAATACCGCAGTCACCCACGGGCTGTGGAAAAGGACGCCGTCATACCGGTTATCTCAAACCAGCGTATGAACTCGTACCTTGATGAGATAGCAAGCAAAGCGGAGATAAAGAAGCACCTGACGACACATATTGCCCGCCATACCTTCGCCACAATGTCGCTCAACAATCATGTGCCTATCGAAACGGTATCGAAGATGCTGGGGCATAAAGACATTGCCACCACCCAAATCTACGCAACCATGCTTGACCAGACTGTATCGGAAGATATGGGCCGCATGAGAGACAAGTTCGACAGTCTGAAAGTTGACATCAAACCGTTGCCGGAGAAGCCGACAACATTTGAGCGTCCGCCTCAGCCTAAGCGCGGACGACCTAAAAAGACGAAATGA
- a CDS encoding helix-turn-helix domain-containing protein yields the protein MGNEIITKSDRRIIAARTQSQNAFEAVGIIRDSHHPVLGGICFLDDKEVAERLKVTRRTVQNYRDRGILSYYMICGKCLYPEHEIQQLLDENFHSAYYD from the coding sequence ATGGGGAATGAGATTATAACCAAATCGGACAGACGTATTATCGCAGCCCGTACACAATCCCAGAACGCATTTGAAGCCGTCGGTATAATCCGAGACAGCCATCATCCTGTATTGGGAGGTATCTGTTTCCTCGATGACAAAGAAGTTGCAGAACGCCTCAAAGTGACGAGGCGCACGGTACAGAACTACCGTGACCGGGGAATACTCTCGTATTATATGATATGCGGCAAATGCCTATATCCGGAACATGAAATACAGCAACTGCTTGACGAGAATTTCCATTCGGCGTATTACGATTAA
- a CDS encoding helix-turn-helix domain-containing protein, protein MEVLLIEKETLDCILDEHELLCNMVIVLANRLRRKETADMMTSAEVCDFLHIGSTTLQSLRNGGKIGYVRIDDGSIRYPVTEVIRYMERNGINYNRGAYGE, encoded by the coding sequence ATGGAAGTATTATTGATTGAGAAGGAGACTCTCGATTGTATCCTTGACGAGCATGAGCTTCTATGCAATATGGTCATAGTATTGGCAAATCGCTTGCGCCGAAAGGAAACTGCCGACATGATGACTTCTGCCGAGGTCTGCGATTTTCTCCATATAGGCTCGACAACCCTGCAATCCCTCCGCAACGGCGGTAAGATAGGCTATGTCAGAATTGATGACGGAAGCATCAGGTATCCTGTCACCGAAGTTATCCGTTACATGGAGCGTAACGGTATCAATTATAATAGGGGCGCCTATGGGGAATGA
- a CDS encoding DNA topoisomerase has product MILIICENILATKTVALSLGANTEAVSGIYTSDTVTVANIPPRFIRQTPLCELADGEYPFMPDKFRMSVTMKELERQLKPLFHAAGEVVFASDGGADAQARFFNICRHFRVGCPRSRMWLTRLSYGAIRGAFHFRESGRHLHRLAQTGLVSKGMDLMFTYNINQTFLHIGLPEYDLTRQEAIALDYVGDLTGRFDDFNGIPDGHSIRVNVNGGEGFESEAVWEAEEDALAVADEIPVGETVSATLTVDETDRFNIRFHTLLTLQMDAFNNLGFMPAHTLRLAQSLYDRGLISSPLTRCSHLPEKLRGHIRTVFPDTPGYRWGENDATIDHHAIITLRAIDQELPEKEKQLYWLIFNRMKAVVEQQPSRKYATVEFKIGEAVFYRQWELTGEAYEVTETGTFQTGVTIADAAVYPCDAPVAESNAFTDVMCAVTSKAEYVDEMMHTSVPYTLETGDYGSALDSLIRKGLVTLDGGDVYLSPEGQYVYDEFAGHEFAEMLLTWQFEANDLYQGDQAGRSVIEDFSGSLLCMIETIDPEAGE; this is encoded by the coding sequence ATGATTCTTATTATCTGCGAGAACATTCTCGCCACCAAGACCGTCGCCCTTTCTCTGGGCGCGAACACCGAAGCCGTCAGCGGAATCTACACATCAGATACCGTCACCGTCGCCAACATCCCGCCCCGTTTCATACGCCAGACTCCGCTGTGCGAACTGGCAGATGGAGAATATCCCTTCATGCCCGACAAGTTCCGTATGTCGGTGACGATGAAAGAGCTGGAACGACAGCTCAAACCCCTGTTCCATGCAGCCGGGGAAGTGGTATTCGCCTCCGACGGCGGAGCCGACGCACAGGCACGCTTCTTCAACATCTGCCGACATTTCCGTGTCGGATGCCCCCGCAGCAGAATGTGGCTCACGCGCCTCAGCTACGGCGCCATACGCGGGGCCTTCCACTTCCGCGAGTCCGGGCGACACCTGCACCGCCTCGCACAGACCGGCCTTGTATCGAAAGGCATGGATCTGATGTTCACATACAACATCAACCAGACATTTCTCCATATCGGACTGCCCGAATACGACCTTACCCGTCAGGAGGCAATCGCCCTCGATTATGTGGGCGACCTTACCGGCCGTTTCGACGATTTCAACGGTATCCCCGACGGACATTCAATCCGTGTGAATGTCAACGGCGGCGAGGGATTTGAATCCGAAGCCGTTTGGGAGGCCGAGGAAGACGCCCTCGCAGTCGCCGATGAAATCCCTGTCGGTGAGACGGTATCGGCCACGCTGACGGTTGATGAGACCGACCGTTTCAATATCCGTTTCCACACGCTGCTCACGCTCCAGATGGACGCCTTCAACAATCTCGGCTTCATGCCCGCCCATACTCTCAGACTGGCACAGAGCCTTTATGACAGGGGGCTTATCTCGTCGCCCCTGACACGTTGCTCACATCTGCCCGAAAAGCTCCGTGGACATATCCGGACGGTATTTCCCGACACGCCCGGTTACCGCTGGGGCGAGAACGACGCGACCATCGACCACCACGCGATAATCACCCTCCGCGCCATAGATCAGGAACTGCCTGAAAAGGAGAAGCAGCTCTACTGGCTCATATTCAACCGCATGAAGGCGGTTGTGGAGCAACAGCCGAGCCGCAAGTATGCCACCGTGGAGTTCAAGATAGGCGAAGCCGTGTTCTACCGCCAGTGGGAGCTTACCGGCGAAGCGTATGAAGTGACCGAGACGGGCACGTTCCAGACAGGTGTTACAATCGCAGACGCGGCGGTATATCCCTGCGATGCCCCGGTAGCCGAATCCAACGCCTTCACCGATGTGATGTGCGCCGTGACCTCAAAAGCGGAGTATGTCGATGAAATGATGCACACCAGCGTACCGTACACGCTGGAAACCGGCGACTACGGCAGCGCACTGGACAGCCTCATACGCAAGGGACTCGTCACCCTCGACGGCGGCGATGTTTATCTCTCGCCCGAAGGCCAGTATGTCTATGACGAGTTTGCCGGCCACGAGTTCGCCGAGATGCTGCTCACATGGCAGTTCGAGGCTAACGACCTCTATCAAGGCGACCAGGCCGGACGCTCGGTAATCGAGGACTTCTCAGGCTCCCTGCTGTGCATGATAGAGACAATCGACCCCGAAGCCGGAGAGTAA
- a CDS encoding DUF4099 domain-containing protein, with protein sequence MDQTPDQQEVLIARDNTSGQVGAVVGQNPDGTPQMADVKSTPLSELIKFNKGQNPLEAFMSNFMRQARNPTLFSFFRLQEDKYELVGPAMADIIRNPGDNAEMLKPYEVEMKAPAQAEQQEQATAKTQQPETTGIKQPPIDRDSIDWVKIEQQWGIKRDDLEKSGALDQMVYNHKSPQLFTVTPRFGDETFSLQAKLSFRTNPDGSYSLVPHFIRNEPQLDQEFKGYTFTKEDKAELRKTGNLGKAVELADPKTGEMKKCLVSIDRLTNEIEAVPVDKIYIKPKVANISLDMQAIGILKNGGMIREQHVELPNGAKFTADLQYNAAKRDIVFVNSDVYRQKQEQNSSQQQQVRDSWHNPDGSVKRLEHWCKLPLDEQQQADYLAGKKVLVGETKDKFGNDCTVYFQYNPEKRQPETTRVYPDRDKVVGIAEESKTQYAVNNNGATNEATKNVQEPLQRGQTAPKDENQQRQQRKPKGPKP encoded by the coding sequence ATGGACCAAACTCCCGACCAGCAGGAAGTGCTGATCGCCCGCGACAACACAAGCGGGCAGGTGGGAGCAGTCGTAGGGCAGAATCCCGACGGCACTCCCCAGATGGCGGATGTCAAATCGACGCCATTAAGCGAACTGATAAAGTTCAACAAAGGGCAGAACCCCCTCGAAGCGTTCATGTCGAATTTCATGCGGCAGGCCAGGAACCCCACGCTGTTCAGCTTCTTCAGATTGCAGGAAGACAAATACGAGCTTGTAGGCCCCGCAATGGCTGACATCATCAGGAATCCCGGCGACAATGCCGAAATGCTCAAGCCTTACGAGGTGGAAATGAAAGCCCCCGCACAGGCAGAGCAGCAGGAACAGGCCACGGCTAAGACACAGCAGCCGGAAACGACCGGCATCAAGCAACCGCCTATCGACCGCGACAGCATCGACTGGGTAAAAATCGAACAGCAGTGGGGCATTAAGCGCGACGACCTTGAAAAATCAGGGGCACTCGACCAGATGGTATATAACCACAAGTCGCCGCAGCTGTTCACGGTAACGCCCCGTTTCGGCGACGAGACATTCTCGCTTCAGGCCAAACTCTCGTTCCGTACCAACCCCGACGGCTCATATTCACTCGTGCCTCACTTCATCCGCAATGAGCCGCAGCTCGATCAGGAATTCAAGGGTTATACATTCACAAAGGAGGACAAGGCGGAACTCCGCAAGACCGGCAATCTCGGCAAAGCAGTTGAACTCGCCGACCCAAAAACCGGGGAAATGAAAAAATGCCTCGTGAGCATCGACAGGCTCACCAATGAGATAGAGGCCGTGCCGGTAGATAAAATCTACATCAAGCCCAAAGTCGCCAATATCAGCCTCGATATGCAGGCCATCGGCATACTCAAAAACGGCGGCATGATACGCGAGCAGCACGTGGAACTCCCCAACGGTGCCAAATTCACCGCCGACCTGCAATACAACGCAGCGAAACGCGACATCGTGTTCGTCAATTCCGATGTTTACCGCCAGAAGCAGGAGCAGAACAGTTCCCAACAACAGCAAGTAAGGGATTCATGGCACAATCCCGACGGCTCCGTCAAGCGACTCGAACATTGGTGCAAGCTGCCGCTGGATGAACAGCAGCAGGCCGATTATCTCGCAGGAAAGAAAGTCCTCGTAGGCGAGACCAAAGACAAATTCGGCAACGACTGCACCGTCTATTTCCAGTACAATCCCGAAAAACGTCAGCCTGAGACCACGCGGGTATATCCCGACCGCGACAAGGTCGTCGGCATCGCAGAGGAAAGCAAGACCCAGTATGCAGTGAACAACAACGGGGCGACCAACGAGGCAACCAAGAACGTGCAGGAGCCACTCCAGCGCGGGCAGACCGCCCCGAAGGACGAAAACCAGCAGAGGCAGCAGCGTAAGCCCAAAGGCCCCAAGCCTTGA